The Candidatus Nanopelagicales bacterium genomic interval TGGATGGGTGAGATGAAGGAGGCGATGGGTTCGCTTCAGGTCGACCCGACTTTTGCCTCCCGCAATGTCAACGAAGGTTTCTCCGGCGGGGAGCGCAAGCGACACGAGATCTTGCAGATGGAACTACTCAAACCCAAGATCGCGGTTTTGGACGAGACCGATTCAGGCCTGGATGTCGACGCACTCAAGGTTGTCGGCGAAGGCGTCAATCGCGTCCGCGAGCAGCTGGACACCGGCCTGTTGCTCATCACGCACACGACCCGGCTGCTCAAGCAAATCCCAGCCGAGTTCGTGCACGTGTTCGTGGACGGTCGAATCGTCGCCAGTGGCGGCCCGGAACTTGCTGAGCAAATCGACGCTGACGGCTATGAGCAGTTCATCCCGGCGAAGGCAGCCACCTGACCCATGAGCATTTCTGAGGTCGACGTCGCCAGGATCAGGAAGGACTTCCCGATCCTGAGTCGCACCGTGCGCAACGGCAAGCAACTGCGGTACCTGGATACGGCCGCGACCTCCCAGAAGCCAACGGCCGTGCTGGATGCCGAGCGTGATTTCTACGAAAACCGCAACGCTGCGGTCCACCGTGGGGCGCACCAGCTTGCCGAGGAGGCGACGGATGCGTACGAGTCAGCTCGCCGTCGGATCGCTGGCTTCGTGGGCGGCGAGCCGAACGACCTGGTGTTCACCAAGAATGCCACTGAGGCGTTGAACCTGGCGGCCTATGCATTCTCGAATTCCACGGCGAAGGTGGCCGCGGGCGCGCCACTTACCGATGGCAGCGAGCGGTTTCTGCTGCGCCCCGGTGACGAGATCGTCGTTACCGAAATGGAGCATCACGCAAATCTGGTTCCGTGGCAGGAACTGTGTGCCAAGACAGGTGCGACCCTTCGCTGGTTTGGTTTAACTGACGACGGCCGCCTTGATTTGTCCAATGCCGCCGAGCTCATTACCCCCCGGACAAAGTGCGTCGCGGTGGTCCATCAGTCGAACATTCTGGGAACCGTCAACGATGTTGCGCGGATTGGCGCTTGGGCGGCTGAGGTCGACAGCCTGTTCGTCGTCGACGGCTGCCAGTCGATTCCGCACATGCCTGTTGATGTGCAGACCCTTGGGGCAGACCTGGTTGCATGGAGCGGGCACAAGATGCTGGGTCCGACGGGCATCGGATGCCTGTGGGGCCGCAGCGAGGTCTTGGCCGCGATGCCGCCGTTCATCTCCGGTGGCTCAATGATCGAAAAGGTCACGATGGCAGGCAGCACCTACGCACGGCCCCCTCAACGTTTCGAAGCCGGTGTGCCAATGACCGCCCAAGCGGTTGGGCTCGCCGCCGCCGTCGACTATTTGACCGACATCGGCATGGCCAACGTCGAGAACTACGAGCACGAGCTGACTGGCTACGCGTTGTCCGCGCTTGCGGCGATCGACGGCGTGCGAATCGTCGGGCCGACGGACAACGTCGACCGGGGTGGGGCGATCTCGTTCGAAGTGGACGGGATCCATCCACACGACGTCGGCCAGGTGCTCGACGATCGCGGTGTGGCTGTCCGAGTCGGTCACCACTGCGCCGCTCCGACCTGCCGCCGCTATGGCGTTGCAGCAACCGTCCGGGCATCGTTCGGGATTTACAACACCACGGATGAGATTGATGCGTTGAGCGAAGCAGTCGTTGCGGCACAAGACTTCTTTGGGACGCGTGGCTGATGGATCTCGAACAGATGTACCAAGAGGTGATCCTGGATCATTACCGGCGTCCGCATGGGAAGGGTCTGCGGGAACCGTTTGATTCGGAGGTTCACCACGTCAATCCGACCTGCGGTGATGAAATCACCTTGCGGGTTCGACTGGCCGGCGATCCCGGCGGTCCAACGATCGATGAGGTGTCCTTCGATGGGCAGGGTTGTTCCATCTCACAAGCGTCTGCGAGTGTGATGCACGATCAGGTTTCCGGACTCGCTCTCGACGAGGCACTCGCCACCCTGGATGAATTCTCCGCGCTCATGAAGAGCGCGACCGAGTCGGTCGAGCCGAACGAGGAATTGCTAGGGGATGCGATCGCGTTCGAAGGAGTAGCGAAGTACCCAGCACGAATCAAATGCGCGCTGCTGGGCTGGATGGCATTCAAGGACGCCGCGCTGCAAGCTGCGGCGGCGCGAGCAGGTGACAACGAATGAGCGAGGCACACATGGACACCACTAATACGACGACCGAGACCGCCACCAGCGACGTCAAGGTTGCGTCTGAGGATGAGGTCTTCGAGGCCCTGAAAGATGTTGTCGACCCCGAACTCGGCATCAATGTGGTCGACCTGGGGCTCATCTACGGCGTGACCGTGGATAGCGACAACACCGCCACGCTCGACATGACCCTGACATCCGCTGCCTGTCCACTGACCGACGAGATCGAGGACCAAACGCGGGCCTCCCTCGACGGTGTGGTGGACGACTTCCGCATCAACTGGGTGTGGATGCCGCCGTGGGGACCGGACAAGATCACTGACGAGGGTCGCGAGATGCTGCGTGCTCTCGGCTTCAACGTGTGAAACGCCTGGCGTCTAAGCTGGGCAGGTTGTGATTACTGCCAGGGACATTGAACTTCGCGCCGGAGCCAGGTTGCTCGTAGACGAGGCAATCCTGCAAGTACAGACCAATGACCGCATTGGATTGGTTGGGCGCAACGGTGCGGGTAAGACGACTCTCATGCGGGTATTAGCCGGTGAGACCGCCCCAGCCGGCGGAGAGGTCTCCCGGACAGGCAGCGTCGGTTATCTGGCTCAAGACCCCGAGGCGGCGGACCCCGACCAGTCGGTCCGTGCACGGCTGCTCTCAGCACGGGACCTGGACCAGATCGAGTTGCGGATGCGTGCCGCCGAGAAGGCGATGGCAAGCGCCGACGATGCGACGCGAGACAAGGCCATGCGCCGGTATGAACGCGCGGAACAGGAATTCGTCTCGGCCGGGGGATATGGCGGAACGGCTGAAGCTGCGGCGGTCGCGGCCGGGCTTGGGATTGACGATCGGATGATGGCGTCGCGACTCGGCGATCTTTCGGGCGGTCAACGTCGTCGGGTTGAGCTCGCACGGCTGCTCTTTGCCGAACAATCAACCCTCCTGCTCGATGAGCCAACGAACCACCTGGACGCCGATTCGATCAGTTGGCTGCGCGGATTCCTGCAGGCCCACACCGGCGGGCTGGTAGTCATCAGTCACGACGTGGACCTGCTCGCCGACGTGGTCAACAAGGTGGCCTTCCTGGATGCGGATCGGTTGGTCCTCGATCACTACAACCTCGGTTGGCACGATTACCTCAAAGCCAGAGAAACCGACGAGCGGCGGCGTCGCCGGGAACGTGCGAATGCCGACAAGACCGCTGCGACGCTCACCGCCCAGGCCGAGAAGATGCGGGCAAAGGCCACGAAGGCTCGCGCGGCGCAACAAATGCTGCGACGCGCAGACAAACTCCGTGACGGCCAGCCGGAGCTTCGTCGGTCGGAGAAGGTTGCCAGACTTCGGTTTCCCGACCCAAGGCCATGCGGGAAAGTTCCGCTCACAGCGACGAGTCTGGCCAAGTCCTACGGCTCCCTTGAGGTATTCACCGGCGTCGACTTGGCGATCGATCGCGGCGCCCGGGTCGTGATCCTTGGGCTCAACGGTGCTGGCAAGACCACGTTGCTGCGCATCATCGCGGGTGCCGAGACCAGCGATGCAGGTGAGCTTCACCCCGGGCACGGTCTGAAAGTCGGTTACTACGCCCAGGAACACGAGACCCTCAATCGGTCGGCTTCCTTGCTGGAGAACATTCAGGCAAGTGCGGTGGAATTGTCCGAGCAACAGGCTCGCGATTTGCTGGGATCCTTCCTGTTCTCCGGCGATCGGGTGAGTCAATTGGCTGGCACTCTGTCCGGTGGTGAACGAACCAGGCTGGCCCTTGCAATGCTGGTGGTGTCGGGCGCGAACCTCTTGCTACTGGACGAGCCGACAAACAACTTGGACCCGGCCAGCCGCGAGCAGGTCCTCTCCGCGTTGAGTACCTACCCCGGGGCGGTAGTGCTGGTAACCCACGACGTGGGCGCCGTTGACGCCCTCGAGCCAGAGAAGGTTCTGCTCCTGCCCGACGGCGATGAAGACCTGTGGAATGACAGCTACCGGGAACTCGTCGTTCTCGCCTGATACCCCGTGGGGTTGGGTACTGCCCGAACCGGGGTGATTGAATTCACCACTTGATCGCCGCCAAATTCTGTGATTTGTTGCGAGGATCAAGTTCTAAGGAATAATCGGGTTGGTAGTTTCTGATTCCGTAACTGAAGAATCTAGTGAAGAGTCTGGTGGACATTGTGGCTGAACTAACCAAAGGTCGGCGAGTCACCGGAGGCGAACGCGACAAACTCGCCGCCGATCTGAAGAAGAAGTACAACTCCGGAGCAAGTATTCGCGAACTCGCAGAAGGCACTGGCCGCTCGTATGGGTTCATTCATCGAGTGCTGTCGGAATCCGGCGTAACTCTGCGCGGGCGCGGCGGGGCAACCCGCGGCAAGAAGAGCAAGGCAAAGAAGTAGACACCCCAGGTGTCTGGCGCGCAAAGCGTTGCGGTCGGTGACGCTGCCTTGAGATCTCCGGCTGGGCTGCGCGTCGATCGCGACGGTGCGGTGGTGACAATCACCATCGATCGGCCCGACTCGCGCAACTCGCAAACCCCGGCGCTCTGGCGAGAGCTCGTGGACGTGGCGAACAGCTTCGGTCCGGAGACGCGGGCCGTTATCTTGCAGGGCTCCGGGTCTGCCTTTTCTGCCGGTTTGGACCGCGCCATGTTCGCGCAGGGGATTCCCGGCGAGCAATCGCTGCTCACCTTGGCCGACCAATCAGCGCAAGACTTCAGTGACACCATCGCCACCTATCAGCGCGCATTCACCTGCTGGCGAGAACTCGACGCCATCACCGTGGCGGCAGTTCAGGGGTACGCGATCGGGGCTGGCTTTCAGCTCGCCCTCGGCGCGGACATGATGGTCGTCGCCGAGGATGTTCAGCTGAGCATGAAAGAGACCCAGCTCGGTTTGGTGCCCGACCTTGGCGGTACCAAGCCACTGATTCAGGCTGTCGGGTACTCCAGAGCGCTGGAGATCTGCGCGTCCGGCCGCTGGTTGGGTGCCGAGGAAGCCGTCGCCAGTGGGATCGCTGTCGCCAGTTCGCCTGTTCCCGAGCTTGCCGAGCGCGCAGAGGCATTGGTTGCGTCGATGCTGAGTGCGCCACCGAATGCGCTGATCGAAACGAAGAAGTTGCTGCGCGATGCGGACCTGCGCACCCGCGCGCAGCAGTGTGAGCAGGAGCGCGACGCGCAACGTCGTCGAATCACCGAACTTGCGACGCTAGTCAAGGGCCAATAGAACGCGAAGGGGGCTTTCGGCCACGCAAGTGCTCTCGGTGGTGCGGGACTCGTGAAACGAGGCCACCGGTGCAGGTTGATCGCTGGCGGCATGGAATGTCGGACCAGCCGGGCACGTTGGTTGCTTGAGACAGCTTCTTTCTCTTGTTAGGTAGGCAACCCTGTGTCGATGTCCTCTGGACCGTGGAGCACGCTGCGCTCGTTCACACGCGATCCTTCCGTCAAGGATCGGGCGCTCGCAAAAGGGACGGTTCGGCGAATTCTGGGCTACGCGACCCCTTACAAAAGGATCATCACCCTCTTCGTTGTCACGTTGGTCATCGATTCGCTGCTCGTGATTGCGCAGCCGCTGCTTTTCAAACGCCTGGTTGATCAGGGAATCACTCCCGGCAACGCCGCTGTCGTGACCTGGTGTGCCATCGCGGTTGCCGTCGTAGCATTGCTGGACGCCGCGTTGGGTCTGATAGGCCGCTACTGGTCCTCGCGCATCGGTGAGGGCTTGATCTTCGACTTGCGTACTGCGGTCTTCTCACACGTGCAGCGCCAACCGATCGCCTTCTTCACCAGGGCACAGACTGGGGCATTGGTTTCCCGGCTGAACAACGACGTGATCGGCGCACAGCAAGCGTTCACGTCCACCATGTCCGGTGTGTTGGGCAACGCGATCAGCGTCATCACGGTGCTCATAGCAATGATGGCGCTGTCCTGGCAAATCACGCTGGCGTCGCTGGTTCTGTTGCCAATCTTCGTGGTGCCGGCCAAGTGGATGGGTCGGCGCTTGCAGGCATTGACCCGTGAGCAGATGCAGCTCAACGCCGATATGGGCACCCAGATGACCGAGCGATTCAACGTTGCCGGTGCGCTGCTCGTCAAGCTATTCGGTCGCCCCGCCGACGAAGACGCGTCCTTCGGTTCCAAGTCGGGGCGCGTTCGGGACATCGGCGTCAAGATCGCGATGTCCAACCGGTACTTCATCACCGCCCTGACCCTCGTGGCTGCGTTGGCAACCGCGATGGTCTACGGCATTGGGGGCAACTTGGTCGTCAGCCAGCAAATGTCGCTGGGCACGCTGCTCGCACTGACTGGGCTGCTCGCCATGCTCTATGGGCCGCTGACCGCGCTGTCCAACGTTCGCGTCGACGTGATGACCGCACTGGTGAGCTTCGAACGCGTTTTTGAGGTGCTGGATCTGCCGCCGTTGGTAAAAGAGAAGCCCGATGCCAAGTCGCTGGAACCGGGGCTGGCATCGGTGCGGTTCGACCATGTCGGCTTCCGCTATCCGTCTGCCGAGGAGGTGTCACTGGCCTCGCTTGAATCGATCGCTCGAACTAACCCGCGCCGCGACGATCCCGTGCTCAACGATGTGTCATTTGAGGTGAGGCCAGGGCAGATGGTCGCGCTGGTGGGGCCTAGCGGGGCAGGCAAATCAACGATCACTCAGCTCATTGCGAGGTTGTACGACACTACCTCCGGCACGGTTCGTGTTGGCGGGCAGGACGTTCGCGATGTCACCTTGGAATCGCTCCACGCGACCATCGGTGAAGTCACCCAGGACGCGCATATGTTCCACGACACCATTCGCTATAACTTGCTCTACGCCCGACCCCAGGCCACTGAAGCTGAGCTCTGGCAAGCGTTGGACGATGCCCAGATCTCCTCGCTCATTCGATCGTTGCCGGAGGGGTTGGATACCGTCGTGGGGGATCGCGGACACCGCCTCTCGGGCGGAGAGAAGCAGCGAATTGCGATTGCCAGGCTGCTACTGAAGGCGCCGTCGGTCGTGGTGCTCGACGAGGCGACCGCGCATCTGGACAGCGAGAGTGAGGCGGCGGTTCAACGAGCGTTGGCAAAGGCCCTTGAGGGTCGCACGTCGGTGGTCGTTGCTCACCGCTTGTCCACGATCCGCAGCGCCGACGAGATCTTGGTTATTGGCAATGGTTCGATCGCCCAACGGGGAACTCACGCCCAACTCATGGCTGTTGGCGGTTTGTACTCCGAGCTCTACCGAACGCAGTTTCGCGAAGCGGATGGTTCAGCGGCGCCCGCCTCGTCGGAGGCTGACGTGCGGCCAGATCAGATCGCGCGGGTGGACCCGCCGTCGACGGCAAGTGCGGCTCCGGTCACGTAGGAGGCCGCCGGCGAGAGCAGGAACGCTGCCGTCCTTCCGAACTCCGCCGGTTCGCCGTACCGCTGCAGCGGTATTTCCGCTTCGTTGCGGCTACGGACCCGGGCGGGACTCCCCAGCGACGCGTCCAGCGCGAATGCTCGATCCGTCGCGAAGCGCCCGGGCAACACGGCGTTGACCCGCACCCCGCGGGGACCGAGTGTATCGGCCAAATCCTTGACAGCACCCGCTAGGCCAGGTCGTAAGACGTTTGAGATGGCGAGGCCCGGTAGCGGCGTTCGGACCGACGTCGATAGCAGAAACAGGATGGCCCCGCCCGTTCCCAGTGGTCCCTGCTCGGCTCGAGAGATTGCGCGAGCGGCCGCGCGTGCGACCCGCAGCGATCCCAACACGACTGATTGAAATGCTTCTTGCCATTGTTCGTCGGTAATGGTCAGCACCCCACCGGGTGGTGGACCGCCGACACTGATCAGGGCTCCGTCGAGGCGGCCAAACCGTGCCACTGCTGCGGCTGTGAGTATCTCGGCTCCGGCCGGATCGGCCATATCCACGGGCAGTCCGACGGCATTGTCGTGGCCACCGAGGATGCTGACCGCTTCGGCCAACTGGTGGGAGTCGCGGGCAGCGATCACCACTCGTGCTCCGTTGGCCACCAACTCCTGGGCGCCAGCCAAGCCAAGTCCGCGCGACCCACCGGTCACCACGAAGACGCGGTCTGTCAGCCCAAGATCCATGACCTCATGGTGTTGCCCGAGACGGTTCTGAGTCCTGCGAACCCTGTTCGGATTGACCCTCTTGGGCGTCAATTTCATCCTGACGCCGATATTGCAACTCTCGTCGAATGAGCAAGCCGAGTCCCAGGACGAATACGATCGCAAACGCAATCCACTGCAGTGTGTAGGACAGATGGGGCCCGGTATCGCGCTCGGGTAGCGGAATCGGCGTCAGGCCCGCAGCTTGGGCAGGGTCAGAGGACACCAGGTTGATGTAGCCGGGAAGGACCGGCTTGCCAGTGGTATCCACGAAGCTGTTGGTGTCCAGACTGGCCACTTGGCCGGTGGGGACGTCGCTGGGCCGTGGGCCAGGACTTTGCTGGCTA includes:
- the sufC gene encoding Fe-S cluster assembly ATPase SufC (part of SUF system involved in inserting iron-sulfur clusters into proteins; in Escherichia coli this protein forms a complex with SufBD; the SufBCD complex stimulates the cysteine desulfurase SufS in conjunction with SufE), with protein sequence WMGEMKEAMGSLQVDPTFASRNVNEGFSGGERKRHEILQMELLKPKIAVLDETDSGLDVDALKVVGEGVNRVREQLDTGLLLITHTTRLLKQIPAEFVHVFVDGRIVASGGPELAEQIDADGYEQFIPAKAAT
- a CDS encoding cysteine desulfurase, with product MSISEVDVARIRKDFPILSRTVRNGKQLRYLDTAATSQKPTAVLDAERDFYENRNAAVHRGAHQLAEEATDAYESARRRIAGFVGGEPNDLVFTKNATEALNLAAYAFSNSTAKVAAGAPLTDGSERFLLRPGDEIVVTEMEHHANLVPWQELCAKTGATLRWFGLTDDGRLDLSNAAELITPRTKCVAVVHQSNILGTVNDVARIGAWAAEVDSLFVVDGCQSIPHMPVDVQTLGADLVAWSGHKMLGPTGIGCLWGRSEVLAAMPPFISGGSMIEKVTMAGSTYARPPQRFEAGVPMTAQAVGLAAAVDYLTDIGMANVENYEHELTGYALSALAAIDGVRIVGPTDNVDRGGAISFEVDGIHPHDVGQVLDDRGVAVRVGHHCAAPTCRRYGVAATVRASFGIYNTTDEIDALSEAVVAAQDFFGTRG
- a CDS encoding SUF system NifU family Fe-S cluster assembly protein; its protein translation is MYQEVILDHYRRPHGKGLREPFDSEVHHVNPTCGDEITLRVRLAGDPGGPTIDEVSFDGQGCSISQASASVMHDQVSGLALDEALATLDEFSALMKSATESVEPNEELLGDAIAFEGVAKYPARIKCALLGWMAFKDAALQAAAARAGDNE
- a CDS encoding metal-sulfur cluster assembly factor, whose amino-acid sequence is MDTTNTTTETATSDVKVASEDEVFEALKDVVDPELGINVVDLGLIYGVTVDSDNTATLDMTLTSAACPLTDEIEDQTRASLDGVVDDFRINWVWMPPWGPDKITDEGREMLRALGFNV
- a CDS encoding ABC-F family ATP-binding cassette domain-containing protein; protein product: MITARDIELRAGARLLVDEAILQVQTNDRIGLVGRNGAGKTTLMRVLAGETAPAGGEVSRTGSVGYLAQDPEAADPDQSVRARLLSARDLDQIELRMRAAEKAMASADDATRDKAMRRYERAEQEFVSAGGYGGTAEAAAVAAGLGIDDRMMASRLGDLSGGQRRRVELARLLFAEQSTLLLDEPTNHLDADSISWLRGFLQAHTGGLVVISHDVDLLADVVNKVAFLDADRLVLDHYNLGWHDYLKARETDERRRRRERANADKTAATLTAQAEKMRAKATKARAAQQMLRRADKLRDGQPELRRSEKVARLRFPDPRPCGKVPLTATSLAKSYGSLEVFTGVDLAIDRGARVVILGLNGAGKTTLLRIIAGAETSDAGELHPGHGLKVGYYAQEHETLNRSASLLENIQASAVELSEQQARDLLGSFLFSGDRVSQLAGTLSGGERTRLALAMLVVSGANLLLLDEPTNNLDPASREQVLSALSTYPGAVVLVTHDVGAVDALEPEKVLLLPDGDEDLWNDSYRELVVLA
- a CDS encoding transcriptional regulator, whose amino-acid sequence is MAELTKGRRVTGGERDKLAADLKKKYNSGASIRELAEGTGRSYGFIHRVLSESGVTLRGRGGATRGKKSKAKK
- a CDS encoding enoyl-CoA hydratase/isomerase family protein, producing the protein MSGAQSVAVGDAALRSPAGLRVDRDGAVVTITIDRPDSRNSQTPALWRELVDVANSFGPETRAVILQGSGSAFSAGLDRAMFAQGIPGEQSLLTLADQSAQDFSDTIATYQRAFTCWRELDAITVAAVQGYAIGAGFQLALGADMMVVAEDVQLSMKETQLGLVPDLGGTKPLIQAVGYSRALEICASGRWLGAEEAVASGIAVASSPVPELAERAEALVASMLSAPPNALIETKKLLRDADLRTRAQQCEQERDAQRRRITELATLVKGQ
- a CDS encoding ABC transporter ATP-binding protein — its product is MSSGPWSTLRSFTRDPSVKDRALAKGTVRRILGYATPYKRIITLFVVTLVIDSLLVIAQPLLFKRLVDQGITPGNAAVVTWCAIAVAVVALLDAALGLIGRYWSSRIGEGLIFDLRTAVFSHVQRQPIAFFTRAQTGALVSRLNNDVIGAQQAFTSTMSGVLGNAISVITVLIAMMALSWQITLASLVLLPIFVVPAKWMGRRLQALTREQMQLNADMGTQMTERFNVAGALLVKLFGRPADEDASFGSKSGRVRDIGVKIAMSNRYFITALTLVAALATAMVYGIGGNLVVSQQMSLGTLLALTGLLAMLYGPLTALSNVRVDVMTALVSFERVFEVLDLPPLVKEKPDAKSLEPGLASVRFDHVGFRYPSAEEVSLASLESIARTNPRRDDPVLNDVSFEVRPGQMVALVGPSGAGKSTITQLIARLYDTTSGTVRVGGQDVRDVTLESLHATIGEVTQDAHMFHDTIRYNLLYARPQATEAELWQALDDAQISSLIRSLPEGLDTVVGDRGHRLSGGEKQRIAIARLLLKAPSVVVLDEATAHLDSESEAAVQRALAKALEGRTSVVVAHRLSTIRSADEILVIGNGSIAQRGTHAQLMAVGGLYSELYRTQFREADGSAAPASSEADVRPDQIARVDPPSTASAAPVT
- a CDS encoding SDR family oxidoreductase, coding for MDLGLTDRVFVVTGGSRGLGLAGAQELVANGARVVIAARDSHQLAEAVSILGGHDNAVGLPVDMADPAGAEILTAAAVARFGRLDGALISVGGPPPGGVLTITDEQWQEAFQSVVLGSLRVARAAARAISRAEQGPLGTGGAILFLLSTSVRTPLPGLAISNVLRPGLAGAVKDLADTLGPRGVRVNAVLPGRFATDRAFALDASLGSPARVRSRNEAEIPLQRYGEPAEFGRTAAFLLSPAASYVTGAALAVDGGSTRAI